Proteins from a genomic interval of Desulfofustis limnaeus:
- a CDS encoding YcaO-like family protein, with protein MNSNKSVMNRKTIVFNDCYKSFTRDQDKALSPEQTIERFFERLERLEVNILSEVRRIDNGRLDIPVYFSVCTDEARALTGTRKQMGKGASPEQAKASACMELAERFSFFSYLHDENNFIRGDYRHVRSLGFPVLEPQWLLRSVGDTRLSTSHLEQLLQDIPLRWCWSTNISTGEPLLLPLSWFYAINEFNGCSAGNTLEEAALQGICEVVERHVCSLINQYRMVTPQIDLESLSDPVARQLIDTFRRTGIDLYLNDFSLDTGISTVGALAVDRSTFPAASEIVYTAGTMTHPEKALIRAVTEIAQLAGDFNTGSNYVASGLPKPLSMDEVAYMTRSDRRTTVDRMSDLSDANMRVEIERCLEALRRSGMEVFMIDVSHPRLDIPALYTIIPGAHFRERSIRRDAGLFAAKLLHDLCDDREQLHTGLERMATLLPDAYYLSFYRGIAQLTDGRYAVAVEQFQRALALQPEKEDRTSILAYQGQALKEEHRYDEAIEVLRLGLEEDEERPDIHNLLGFCHFKKEQYERAITHFERAVALNPASAMDYANLGVNHRRLGNRDEAVHYFTLAVTMDPSIDFARSQLEELLEES; from the coding sequence ATGAACTCAAATAAATCAGTCATGAATCGAAAAACGATAGTCTTCAACGATTGTTATAAGTCTTTCACCAGGGATCAGGACAAGGCCCTGTCGCCGGAACAAACCATCGAGCGGTTTTTCGAGAGGCTGGAAAGACTTGAGGTGAACATCCTGAGCGAAGTGAGGCGCATCGATAACGGCCGTCTCGATATTCCCGTCTATTTCAGCGTCTGCACCGACGAGGCCCGGGCCCTGACCGGCACCAGAAAGCAGATGGGAAAGGGGGCCTCCCCTGAGCAAGCCAAAGCCTCGGCGTGCATGGAGCTTGCCGAGAGATTTTCATTTTTTTCCTATCTCCACGACGAAAACAATTTTATCCGGGGCGACTATCGTCACGTCCGCAGTCTTGGCTTCCCGGTCTTGGAACCTCAGTGGCTGCTTCGTTCGGTCGGCGATACCCGGTTGAGCACCAGTCACTTGGAACAGCTCCTGCAAGACATCCCCTTGCGCTGGTGCTGGTCCACCAATATTTCCACAGGGGAGCCGCTGCTGCTGCCCCTTTCCTGGTTCTATGCCATCAACGAGTTCAACGGCTGCTCCGCCGGGAACACCCTGGAAGAAGCGGCCCTGCAGGGAATCTGCGAGGTCGTCGAACGGCACGTCTGCTCGCTGATCAACCAATACCGGATGGTGACACCGCAGATAGATCTGGAGTCGTTGAGTGATCCGGTAGCCCGGCAACTCATCGACACGTTTCGTCGTACCGGGATCGATCTCTATCTCAACGATTTCAGTCTGGACACCGGTATCAGTACGGTCGGCGCTCTGGCTGTCGACCGCTCCACCTTTCCTGCAGCCAGCGAGATCGTTTATACGGCCGGAACCATGACCCATCCGGAAAAGGCGTTGATCCGGGCAGTTACCGAAATTGCCCAATTGGCCGGGGACTTCAATACCGGGTCCAACTATGTGGCCTCCGGCTTGCCCAAGCCCCTGTCCATGGATGAGGTGGCGTATATGACCCGGAGCGATCGGCGGACAACGGTCGACCGGATGAGTGATCTGTCCGATGCCAATATGCGCGTGGAGATCGAACGTTGCCTGGAAGCCTTGCGTCGCAGTGGCATGGAGGTCTTCATGATCGACGTTTCCCATCCCCGTCTCGACATTCCGGCGCTCTATACCATTATTCCCGGCGCCCATTTCCGGGAACGTTCGATCCGTCGGGATGCCGGGCTCTTCGCCGCCAAACTGCTGCACGATCTCTGCGATGACCGGGAACAGCTCCATACCGGTCTGGAGCGGATGGCGACGCTTTTGCCGGATGCCTACTATCTCTCATTCTATCGAGGCATCGCGCAGCTGACCGATGGCCGCTACGCGGTCGCCGTCGAGCAGTTCCAGCGGGCGCTGGCACTGCAACCGGAGAAGGAAGACCGCACCTCGATCCTGGCCTATCAGGGACAGGCCCTCAAGGAGGAGCACCGTTATGACGAGGCGATTGAGGTCTTACGCCTGGGTCTTGAGGAAGATGAAGAGCGGCCCGACATCCACAACCTGCTCGGCTTTTGTCATTTTAAAAAGGAACAATACGAAAGAGCCATTACCCACTTTGAGCGCGCTGTCGCCCTGAATCCCGCCTCGGCCATGGACTATGCCAATCTTGGTGTCAACCATCGTCGTCTGGGCAATCGGGATGAGGCGGTTCATTATTTCACTCTGGCGGTGACCATGGACCCATCCATCGACTTCGCCCGCAGCCAGCTTGAGGAGTTGCTCGAAGAGTCATGA
- a CDS encoding tetratricopeptide repeat protein codes for MMKVGTIWVLMARSTAVLVVLVGLWGAAAEAADAADEGRATALKNKAKLAYWGVGERQDYRRALQLYEQAAALGDVEASYLAGGMYYTGKGAPRNLFKAFTYLDYAASQGQSSTDAQRALAQFYLLGTVVPQNYAKAAEWYETAAAAGDPEAEVELGVLLFAGRGVEQDYERAYELFQRAAYRNNQLAQYNLGIMWFTGNGVPQLDLTKAYAWFSVAAGNGLADAAQARDYVAGTLNESELNRGQAEASRIFIELQRQRLPAAAADEPR; via the coding sequence ATGATGAAAGTGGGGACCATCTGGGTGCTCATGGCCAGGTCGACTGCGGTCCTGGTAGTGCTGGTCGGATTGTGGGGTGCCGCTGCCGAAGCGGCCGATGCGGCTGATGAGGGGCGGGCCACTGCGCTGAAAAATAAAGCGAAGCTCGCCTACTGGGGGGTCGGGGAACGGCAGGACTACCGGCGTGCCCTGCAACTCTACGAGCAGGCTGCGGCGCTGGGAGATGTGGAGGCGAGCTACCTAGCCGGTGGGATGTACTATACCGGCAAGGGCGCCCCGAGAAATTTGTTCAAGGCCTTCACCTATCTCGATTACGCCGCTTCTCAGGGGCAGAGCTCGACTGATGCGCAGCGGGCCTTGGCCCAATTCTATCTGCTCGGTACGGTGGTGCCACAGAACTATGCCAAGGCCGCCGAATGGTATGAGACGGCGGCCGCGGCCGGCGACCCGGAGGCCGAAGTGGAGCTGGGTGTGTTGCTGTTTGCCGGCCGCGGGGTCGAGCAGGATTATGAGCGTGCCTATGAGTTGTTTCAACGGGCGGCGTATCGGAATAACCAGCTTGCCCAGTACAATCTGGGGATCATGTGGTTCACCGGCAACGGTGTTCCTCAGCTTGATTTAACCAAGGCCTACGCCTGGTTCAGTGTGGCGGCTGGCAATGGCCTTGCCGATGCCGCTCAGGCTCGGGATTACGTGGCCGGCACCCTGAACGAATCGGAGCTGAACCGGGGCCAGGCGGAGGCGTCCCGGATTTTCATCGAGCTGCAGCGTCAACGGTTGCCGGCCGCTGCGGCCGATGAACCACGATAG
- a CDS encoding cobalt-precorrin 5A hydrolase — MTIAVCAITEQGRRLAEKITAGLSSTVLLSNGQGVRSTIEQAWDRYDGLVCIMAAGIVVRCIAGLCRNKRVDPAVVVVDDRGEHVIALLSGHLGGANGLAKEIAAAIGGRPVITTGSDVSGHTALDLWAEEHGLAVVNPELLPELGTRLLDRGTLKVFMDGSWKLPLPPDFRGCARRQEADVVIAPQGEVPNSALWLLPRCRYLGLGCRKGAPVADFEAALDDLQRRFGLDPRSVAAVASIDVKRWEPGLRQFAEVHRWPLRFFSKDQLNLAGAPSASPTVFAKVGAHSVCEAAALLAAGTLGKPAKLIINKVKWKTITAAVAQREE; from the coding sequence ATGACCATCGCGGTGTGCGCCATCACCGAACAGGGGCGGCGTCTGGCCGAGAAGATCACGGCCGGCCTTAGCTCCACCGTCCTACTGTCGAACGGGCAAGGGGTCCGGTCGACCATCGAGCAGGCCTGGGATCGTTACGACGGACTGGTCTGCATCATGGCCGCCGGCATTGTGGTGCGCTGTATCGCCGGCCTGTGTAGAAATAAACGGGTCGACCCGGCAGTGGTGGTGGTCGATGACAGGGGTGAACATGTCATTGCGCTGCTGTCCGGTCATCTGGGCGGGGCCAATGGTTTGGCGAAAGAGATCGCCGCCGCTATCGGCGGCAGACCGGTCATCACCACGGGATCGGATGTCTCCGGGCATACGGCTCTGGATCTATGGGCGGAGGAACACGGTCTGGCGGTGGTCAATCCGGAGCTTCTGCCGGAGCTTGGCACCAGGCTGCTTGATCGGGGGACGCTCAAGGTCTTCATGGATGGTAGCTGGAAACTTCCGCTCCCCCCTGATTTTCGAGGTTGCGCGCGACGTCAGGAGGCGGACGTGGTGATCGCGCCCCAAGGAGAGGTGCCGAACTCGGCGCTGTGGCTGCTTCCCCGTTGTCGTTATCTCGGGCTTGGCTGCCGCAAAGGAGCACCGGTGGCCGATTTTGAAGCGGCTCTCGATGACCTGCAACGCCGTTTTGGCCTCGATCCGCGAAGCGTTGCCGCCGTCGCCAGCATCGATGTGAAGCGATGGGAGCCGGGCCTGCGGCAGTTCGCCGAGGTCCATCGCTGGCCGCTTCGTTTTTTCAGCAAGGACCAATTGAATCTGGCCGGGGCGCCATCGGCTTCGCCCACCGTATTTGCAAAAGTCGGCGCCCACAGCGTCTGTGAGGCGGCCGCGCTGCTGGCCGCCGGGACGTTAGGAAAGCCAGCAAAATTGATTATCAACAAGGTGAAATGGAAGACAATAACGGCAGCGGTAGCGCAGCGGGAAGAGTAA
- the cobJ gene encoding precorrin-3B C(17)-methyltransferase yields the protein MEDNNGSGSAAGRVSVVGIGPGSADYLTPAARAAILASEVVLGYRTYLHLIEPLLAGKQVISSSMMQEVERVQTALQLAEQGAEVALVSGGDPGIYAMAGLVYEIAAERDSPADIAIVAGVAALNSCAERLGAPLMHDFAAISLSDLLTPWAVIERRLEAAAVADFVIVLYNPKSKKRAHHLPRALEIIGSHRNPETPVGMVTAATRDGERTLIAPLREFDPALVDMQTTVIVGNSHTFVWRGKMITPRGYRTKYRLD from the coding sequence ATGGAAGACAATAACGGCAGCGGTAGCGCAGCGGGAAGAGTAAGTGTTGTGGGCATTGGCCCCGGATCCGCCGATTATCTGACTCCTGCCGCCAGGGCGGCGATTCTTGCTAGCGAAGTGGTGCTCGGGTATCGGACCTACCTGCATCTGATTGAGCCGCTGTTGGCCGGCAAACAGGTGATCAGCTCGTCGATGATGCAGGAAGTCGAACGGGTCCAGACCGCTCTGCAACTGGCCGAACAAGGCGCCGAGGTGGCCCTGGTGTCGGGCGGGGATCCGGGTATTTATGCCATGGCCGGCCTGGTCTACGAAATCGCGGCCGAACGCGACAGCCCCGCGGATATCGCCATAGTTGCCGGTGTGGCTGCGTTGAACAGCTGTGCGGAGCGGCTCGGAGCGCCGCTGATGCACGACTTCGCCGCCATCAGTCTGTCTGATCTATTGACCCCGTGGGCGGTCATCGAGCGTCGGCTCGAGGCCGCTGCTGTCGCCGATTTCGTCATTGTGCTGTACAACCCGAAGTCCAAGAAACGGGCCCATCACCTACCGCGGGCCCTGGAAATTATTGGCTCGCACCGAAACCCCGAGACCCCGGTGGGGATGGTGACGGCCGCCACCCGTGATGGCGAGCGCACCCTTATTGCCCCGCTGCGGGAGTTTGACCCCGCCCTGGTGGATATGCAGACCACCGTCATCGTCGGTAATTCGCATACCTTTGTGTGGCGGGGAAAGATGATCACCCCGCGTGGGTACCGCACCAAATATCGGCTCGATTGA
- a CDS encoding histidine phosphatase family protein — protein sequence MEIYLIRHGRTMAPEEYNGSTDIALSPEGMEQARRSGALLQPIRFDGCFCSPLSRCRTTLEMLSIDVEAVVADELREVDFGQWEGLTLAQIAERDHHNLERWRVERGRFTFPGGESIESFSGRVATWFDALADSGHERVLVVTHAGVIRRALCHMLRLGYDHIYTFAIREAGVALVNRRPDFCVLEYLNRGGGVDG from the coding sequence ATGGAGATTTACCTGATTCGCCATGGCCGAACCATGGCGCCCGAGGAATATAACGGCAGCACCGATATCGCCCTGTCCCCGGAAGGTATGGAGCAGGCCAGAAGATCGGGAGCACTGCTTCAGCCGATCCGATTTGATGGTTGTTTCTGCAGCCCCCTGTCCCGGTGCCGCACGACCCTGGAGATGCTCTCCATCGATGTGGAGGCAGTCGTTGCCGACGAGTTGCGCGAGGTGGATTTCGGCCAGTGGGAAGGGTTGACCCTGGCGCAGATTGCCGAGCGGGACCACCACAACTTGGAACGTTGGCGGGTGGAGCGGGGCCGTTTCACCTTCCCCGGTGGCGAATCCATCGAATCGTTCAGCGGCCGAGTCGCCACCTGGTTCGACGCGCTTGCCGACTCCGGGCACGAGCGGGTTCTGGTGGTCACCCATGCCGGGGTAATCCGGCGGGCGCTTTGTCATATGCTCCGGCTCGGTTACGATCACATCTATACCTTTGCCATCCGCGAGGCCGGCGTGGCTCTGGTGAATCGTCGGCCGGACTTCTGTGTGCTCGAATATCTGAATCGCGGGGGAGGGGTGGATGGCTGA
- the cobU gene encoding bifunctional adenosylcobinamide kinase/adenosylcobinamide-phosphate guanylyltransferase, with translation MAELVLVVGGTRSGKSDYAQQRCELLPGSRCFLATCVPLDNEMQDRVARHRLARQTQRWTTVEEPLHLDEAIRSHPDFDVYLVDCLTLWVSNMLLDKPDMSVEQALRALELQVEALLDALCIRQATAVLVSGEVGMGIVPENRLARLFRDLVGRCNQLVAERADEVVLVSCGIPLHLKNRGRSFD, from the coding sequence ATGGCTGAACTGGTTTTGGTGGTCGGTGGAACCAGGAGCGGCAAGAGCGATTATGCCCAGCAACGGTGTGAGCTGCTGCCGGGCAGCCGCTGCTTCCTGGCCACCTGCGTCCCTCTGGACAACGAGATGCAGGATCGCGTGGCGCGCCACCGATTGGCCCGGCAAACGCAACGGTGGACGACCGTTGAGGAGCCGCTGCACCTTGACGAGGCGATCCGGAGCCATCCCGATTTTGACGTCTATCTCGTCGACTGTCTGACGCTCTGGGTCAGCAATATGCTCCTGGATAAGCCGGATATGAGCGTTGAACAGGCTTTACGTGCTTTGGAACTGCAGGTCGAGGCGCTGCTCGACGCCTTGTGCATCAGGCAGGCGACCGCGGTGTTGGTGAGCGGTGAGGTGGGTATGGGCATTGTCCCTGAAAACCGGTTGGCGCGGCTGTTTCGTGACCTGGTCGGACGATGCAACCAACTGGTGGCCGAGCGGGCCGACGAGGTGGTCCTGGTCAGTTGCGGGATTCCGCTGCACCTCAAGAACAGAGGTCGGTCATTTGATTAA